A window of Topomyia yanbarensis strain Yona2022 unplaced genomic scaffold, ASM3024719v1 HiC_scaffold_550, whole genome shotgun sequence contains these coding sequences:
- the LOC131695802 gene encoding protein sickie-like gives CRSSRGDNLDTLGNGSTMDGKLSRPNGTAPNGREYWGRLPEPPAAHNGHGGQQQQPPPSSGQSQQGSQPPSPTSSRKDRGSPSHSRKSSSSSKIASSRAKGVPQSFGYVKKTNGTAMHAADQQGQQLLTGGRTAHVSAVPRTSKLKVSGGTQTTTADFQAKSQQHAQYRSFSLTGPGAAQLSQSVKERFGSGTHSLPKPGLDMHVFQHRMSTRGSTKLNDGSLSDTQTYAEVKPDYGSYAMWLRHSSTASSRLSEGESLESFSLGSGPGAGGGGAGGGNSGTGMPGSTNTTSRPNKLLHHARGETQPVMHHAATTHSPRLNRSNSISYLKERTYP, from the exons ATGTCGTAGTAGTCGAGGCGATAATCTGGATACTTTAGGAAACGGATCGACAATGGATGGCAAACTTTCACGCCCGAACGGTACGGCACCGAATGGTCGTGAGTATTGGGGACGTTTGCCGGAACCACCAGCAGCTCACAATGGTCACGGTGGTCAGCAACAGCAGCCACCGCCATCCAGCGGACAAAGCCAGCAAGGATCCCAACCACCAAGTCCAACTTCCAGTCGGAAGGATCGTGGTTCGCCAAGTCATTCCAGAAAAAGTAGTTCCTCGTCAAAAATTGCTAGCAGCCGAGCGAAGGGAGTTCCGCAGAGTTTTGGATATGTAAAGAAGACGAATGGAACTGCGATGCACGCTGCGGATCAACAGGGGCAACAGCTGCTTACGGGAGGCCGTACGGCTCACGTTTCTGCCGTGCCAAGAACCAGTAAACTGAAGGTTTCCGGTGGTACCCAAACCACGACGGCTGATTTTCAAGCTA AATCCCAGCAGCACGCGCAGTACCGCAGTTTTTCACTGACCGGTCCAGGAGCGGCCCAGCTGAGTCAATCGGTCAAAGAAAGGTTTGGTTCCGGAACGCACAGTTTGCCTAAACCCGGTTTAGATATGCATGTCTTCCAACATAG AATGTCCACCCGCGGATCCACTAAGCTAAACGACGGTAGCCTTAGCGATACGCAAACCTACGCCGAAGTGAAGCCCGACTACGGTAGCTATGCGATGTGGCTCCGCCATTCGAGTACCGCCTCGAGCCGGCTATCGGAGGGCGAATCGCTCGAGAGTTTCTCGCTCGGGTCCGGTCCGGGCGCGGGAGGCGGTGGTGCTGGTGGAGGCAATTCGGGCACTGGAATGCCCGGTTCCACCAACACCACAAGCCGACCGAATAAGCTGCTGCATCATGCCCGTGGTGAGACACAGCCAGTTATGCACCACGCAGCCACCACGCATAGCCCACGGTTGAACAGAAGCAATAGCATAAG CTATTTGAAAGAAAGGACCTATCCCAG